In Castor canadensis chromosome 11, mCasCan1.hap1v2, whole genome shotgun sequence, a single genomic region encodes these proteins:
- the LOC109679134 gene encoding LOW QUALITY PROTEIN: rho GTPase-activating protein 27-like (The sequence of the model RefSeq protein was modified relative to this genomic sequence to represent the inferred CDS: inserted 1 base in 1 codon): protein MVEMIAKLTRRQSRALREQVDEPPEPVYANVERQPRATLPHAAAAPPSGPVWETHTDASTGRTYYHDPDTGVTTWESPFETAEGATGPATSPASVGSQESLEAEWGQYWDEGSRRVFFYNPLTGETVWEDEPEEEPEEEPQEEAEEELEMQPCMSPGSPRDQRPPTPETDYPELLTSYPEEDYFPVGSFSEPGPTSPLTAPPGWSCHISPDKQMLYTNHFTQEQWVRLEDQHGKPYFYKPEDSSVQWELPQVPVPAPRNIHKSSQDSDTPAQVSPPEEKIKTLDKAGVLHCTKTVDKGKRLRKKHWITSWTMLEGGVLTFFKDSKTSAAGGLERHPSKLSTPEYTVELKGXLSWAPKEKSSKKNMLELRSRDGSEYLIQHDSEAIINTWHKAITLGIEELSADLPLGEESEISSGDFGSSERLGNWQEDDARQSAALSTASVESDLSRVRHKLRKFLQRRPTMQSLREKGYIKDQVFCCALAALCERERSPVPRFVQQCICTVEARGLDIDGLYRISGNLATIQKLRYKVDHDERLDLDDGRWEDVHVITGALKLFFPELPEPLFPFSHFSQFIAAIKLQDHAQRSRCVRDLVRTLPAPNLDTLRVLFQHLCRVIEHGEQNRMSVQSVAIVFGPTLLRPETEETTVPMTMVFQNQVVELILQQCSEIFPPH, encoded by the exons ATGGTGGAGATGATTGCCAAACTGACCAGGAGGCAGAGTCGGGCTCTACGGGAACAG GTGGACGAACCCCCGGAGCCCGTGTACGCAAACGTAGAACGGCAGCCGCGGGCCACTTTGCCCCACGCAGCCGCTGCTCCTCCATCCGGCCCGGTGTGGGAGACGCACACGGACGCGAGCACCGGGCGCACCTATTACCACGATCCCGACACGGGCGTGACCACCTGGGAGTCGCCCTTCGAGACTGCTGAAGGCGCCACTGGCCCGGCCACCTCCCCGGCCTCAGTGGGCAGCCAGGAGAGCCTTGAGGCAGAGTGGGGCCAGTACTGGGATGAGGGGAGCCGCAGGGTGTTCTTCTACAACCCGCTGACGGGCGAGACAGTCTGGGAGGACGAGCCAGAGGAGGAGCCGGAGGAAGAGCCCCAGGAAGAGGCCGAGGAAGAGCTGGAGATGCAGCCCTGCATGAGTCCTGGCAGCCCCAGGGACCAGAGG CCCCCCACCCCTGAGACAGACTACCCCGAATTGCTGACCAGTTACCCGGAAGAGGACTATTTCCCCGTGGGTTCCTTCAGTGAGCCTGGCCCCACCTCTCCCTTAACTGCACCCCCTGGCTGGTCCTGTCACATCAGCCCCGACAAACAGATGCTCTACACCAACCACTTCACCCAAGAGCAG TGGGTGAGGTTGGAGGACCAGCATGGGAAGCCATACTTCTACAAGCCAGAGGACTCCTCTGTTCAGTGGGAGCTGCCCCAG GTCCCTGTCCCTGCCCCACGAAACATCCACAAATCCAGCCAGGACAGTGATACCCCAGCCCAGGTCAGCCCTCCGGAggagaag ATCAAGACTCTGGACAAGGCAGGGGTGCTCCATTGCACCAAGACAGTGGACAAGGGGAAGCGGCTCCG GAAGAAGCACTGGATTACCTCCTGGACCATGTTGGAGGGTGGTGTCCTGACCTTCTTCAAGGATTCAAAGACCTCAGCTGCAGGTGGCCTTGAG AGGCACCCTTCCAAGCTCTCCACCCCTGAGTACACAGTGGAGCTGAAGG GCCTCTCCTGGGCCCCCAAAGAGAAATCCAGCAAGAAGAATATGTTGGAG CTGCGGAGCCGTGATGGCTCAGAGTACCTGATCCAGCATGACTCAGAGGCCATCATCAACACCTGGCACAAGGCCATCACCCTGGGCATTGAGGAGCTG TCTGCAGATCTTCCCCTGGGAGAGGAAAGTGAGATCAGCAGCGGAGACTTCGGGTCTAGTGAGCGCCTGGGAAACTGGCAAGAGGATGATGCGCGCCAGAGTGCAG CACTGAGCACCGCGAGCGTGGAGAGCGACTTGAGTAGGGTCCGGCATAAGCTCCGCAAGTTCCTACAGAGGAGGCCCACAATGCAGTCGCTACGGGAGAAGGGCTACATCAAAG ACCAGGTGTTCTGCTGCGCACTGGCTGCCCTGTGTGAACGCGAGAGGAGCCCGGTGCCACGCTTTGTGCAGCAGTGCATCTGCACGGTCGAGGCTCGGG ggCTGGACATTGACGGGCTCTACCGCATCAGTGGAAACCTGGCCACCATCCAGAAGCTGCGCTATAAGGTGGACCACG ATGAGCGTCTGGACCTGGACGATGGGCGCTGGGAGGACGTCCACGTGATCACGGGCGCCCTGAAGCTCTTCTTCCCAGAGCTGCCTGAGCCCCTTTTCCCCTTCTCACACTTCAGCCAGTTCATCGCGGCCATCA AGCTGCAGGACCATGCCCAGCGCAGCCGCTGTGTGCGTGACCTGGTGCGCACCTTGCCCGCCCCCAACCTCGACACGCTGCGGGTGCTCTTCCAGCACCTGTGCAG GGTGATCGAGCACGGGGAGCAGAACCGCATGTCGGTGCAGAGCGTGGCCATTGTGTTCGGGCCCACATTGCTGCGGCCTGAGACGGAGGAGACCACCGTGCCCATGACCATGGTGTTCCAGAACCAGGTGGTGGAGCTCATCCTGCAGCAGTGCTCGGAGATCTTCCCACCGCACTGA